The Deltaproteobacteria bacterium genome includes a region encoding these proteins:
- a CDS encoding glucose 1-dehydrogenase, which translates to MDFSLKGKVALITGASRGIGQAVAIGLAQAGADIAIASRKLPDLEKVAEQVRKTGRKCLPVAAHVARVEEINNLVGQVMAEYGKIDILVNNAATNPTMASAMDVDERAWDSIMNLNLRGLFFLSQAVARLMKEKGGGKIINISSIAGISPDLLPVYSISKAGVIMATKVMAQQWAQYNIRVNAVAPGLTKTRFSEALWKNPDILKLAMGKTPMARVADPEEMVGAILYLAADASSYVTGQVIAIDGGTTI; encoded by the coding sequence ATGGATTTCTCGTTAAAAGGCAAGGTTGCCCTAATCACCGGGGCGAGTCGGGGGATTGGTCAAGCAGTGGCTATCGGGTTGGCTCAGGCCGGTGCCGATATTGCTATTGCTAGCCGGAAACTTCCCGACCTGGAGAAGGTGGCAGAGCAGGTAAGAAAAACGGGGAGAAAATGCCTGCCGGTAGCGGCTCATGTGGCCCGGGTGGAGGAGATCAATAATCTCGTTGGCCAAGTGATGGCAGAGTACGGAAAGATCGACATCCTGGTGAACAATGCTGCTACCAACCCCACGATGGCCTCGGCTATGGACGTAGATGAACGGGCCTGGGATTCGATTATGAACCTCAACCTTAGGGGGTTGTTCTTTCTGAGCCAGGCGGTAGCCCGGCTGATGAAAGAAAAAGGGGGAGGGAAAATTATCAACATTTCCTCCATCGCCGGGATTTCTCCCGACCTATTACCGGTTTATTCCATAAGCAAGGCCGGGGTGATTATGGCTACTAAGGTGATGGCCCAGCAGTGGGCTCAATACAATATCCGGGTAAATGCGGTCGCCCCGGGCCTCACCAAAACTCGCTTCAGTGAAGCCCTATGGAAAAACCCGGACATCCTGAAATTGGCTATGGGCAAAACCCCCATGGCCCGGGTAGCTGATCCCGAGGAAATGGTGGGCGCGATCCTTTACCTGGCCGCGGATGCATCCAGTTATGTAACCGGCCAGGTCATTGCCATAGACGGCGGAACCACCATATAG
- a CDS encoding carboxyl transferase domain-containing protein: MPFEEELEELKRRKAKALQMGGPEKVKRQHDQGKLTARERIANLLDPGTFFEVGMLSHSDMPGMEDKTPADSKIVGFGKIDGRTVAVVANDFTVLAATSSRVAGHKEGEIKGMALRKGFPLVYLGEAGGARMPDIMGSKGMGSFGGGGYDTFLQLNSRVRKSPMVTAIMGECYGMPTWMACLSDFVVQVKGSAMGVSGPRVLELAISEKVTDEELGGWKVHAEITGNSDRVAKNEEECFDGGNLFSLKPLFGKSVITSLARVDGRVVGIIANQPYFNAGAMDTDGIDKVISFLCLCDSYNIPLLFFHDTPGFLVGKEAERKRVGARVMNYMNALGQITVPKISIIVRKTYGMAFWNMAGSGCAAEFLVAWPTAEMSFVDPEIAANVVFGGKLQNSPNPAAQREKLVQQLIEDSAPYPAAGMHYIHDVIDPRETRDYIIRALEICQDRRTGGIGEHRLANWPTKF; this comes from the coding sequence ATGCCCTTCGAAGAAGAACTGGAGGAATTAAAGCGCCGCAAGGCCAAAGCTTTGCAAATGGGCGGGCCGGAAAAGGTAAAGCGCCAGCACGACCAGGGGAAGCTTACGGCCCGTGAGCGTATTGCCAACCTTCTCGATCCAGGGACCTTTTTCGAAGTAGGAATGCTCAGCCACTCCGACATGCCGGGGATGGAGGATAAAACTCCGGCAGACAGTAAAATTGTCGGTTTCGGCAAAATCGACGGGCGAACGGTAGCGGTTGTAGCCAACGACTTTACAGTACTGGCCGCTACCTCCAGTCGGGTGGCCGGGCACAAAGAAGGGGAGATTAAAGGAATGGCTCTGCGCAAGGGGTTCCCTCTCGTGTACCTGGGGGAGGCTGGCGGGGCGCGCATGCCGGACATCATGGGATCGAAGGGGATGGGCTCCTTCGGCGGCGGAGGATACGATACCTTTCTCCAGCTCAACAGCCGGGTGAGAAAGTCGCCCATGGTAACTGCGATCATGGGGGAATGTTATGGTATGCCCACCTGGATGGCCTGTCTCTCTGATTTCGTTGTCCAGGTGAAAGGAAGCGCTATGGGCGTTTCTGGACCCCGGGTACTTGAGTTGGCCATCAGCGAAAAAGTCACTGACGAAGAACTTGGGGGATGGAAAGTGCATGCCGAAATCACCGGCAACTCCGACCGGGTGGCCAAAAACGAGGAAGAATGTTTCGACGGAGGTAACCTGTTTTCCCTGAAGCCGCTTTTCGGCAAGAGTGTGATTACCTCTCTGGCGCGGGTGGACGGCCGGGTGGTCGGGATCATCGCCAATCAGCCCTATTTTAATGCGGGCGCCATGGATACGGACGGAATCGACAAGGTGATCAGTTTCCTTTGCCTCTGTGATTCTTACAACATCCCTCTGCTCTTCTTCCATGATACTCCGGGTTTTCTGGTGGGCAAGGAAGCAGAGCGGAAGCGGGTGGGTGCACGGGTGATGAATTACATGAACGCTCTGGGTCAGATCACTGTTCCCAAAATCTCCATCATCGTTCGTAAAACCTATGGCATGGCCTTCTGGAATATGGCGGGGTCGGGATGTGCTGCCGAATTCCTGGTAGCCTGGCCGACCGCTGAGATGAGCTTTGTGGATCCGGAGATCGCTGCCAACGTGGTCTTCGGCGGAAAGCTTCAAAACTCCCCGAACCCCGCCGCCCAGCGGGAGAAGCTGGTTCAGCAGCTGATTGAAGACAGCGCTCCATACCCGGCGGCAGGAATGCATTACATCCACGATGTCATCGACCCCCGGGAAACTCGGGATTACATCATTCGAGCCCTGGAGATCTGTCAGGATCGTAGAACAGGCGGTATCGGTGAACATCGCCTGGCTAACTGGCCGACGAAGTTTTAA
- a CDS encoding 3-hydroxyacyl-CoA dehydrogenase family protein: MNVDDIKKIGVVGAGNMGHQISLLCAIHGYQTICTDIVPDILKKAEKFADTYLPGRVEKGKMTKEVAENARKNISFTLDLKEAVQDADYVIEAAVEVLEVKRKVFADLDRLAPAHAILATNSSYLVSSLVADATKRPSKVVNMHFFNPALVMKLVEVVKGPHVSDETAKVTMDLSEKLEKIPVLLKKEVEGFLLNRIFRVIGREALWMLEMGIASFEDIDKACVYGAGHPMGPFRLMDLTGIDLNYIRSMERFKETGDRTDLPSPSAVERYMKGHYGEKAGKGWYDYSKK; the protein is encoded by the coding sequence AAAAAAATTGGCGTGGTGGGGGCGGGAAACATGGGACATCAAATTTCGCTCCTTTGTGCAATTCATGGGTATCAAACCATCTGTACAGACATCGTTCCGGACATCTTAAAGAAGGCCGAAAAATTTGCCGATACCTACCTGCCTGGGCGGGTGGAGAAGGGGAAAATGACCAAGGAAGTAGCCGAGAACGCCCGGAAAAATATCTCCTTTACCTTGGATTTGAAAGAAGCGGTGCAAGACGCTGATTACGTCATTGAAGCGGCGGTGGAAGTTCTTGAGGTCAAGAGAAAAGTTTTCGCCGATCTCGACCGTCTGGCTCCGGCCCATGCCATCTTAGCTACCAACAGCTCGTACCTCGTGAGCTCTCTCGTCGCCGACGCAACGAAACGGCCGTCGAAAGTGGTTAACATGCACTTTTTCAACCCGGCGTTGGTGATGAAACTCGTCGAAGTGGTTAAGGGCCCCCACGTCTCCGACGAAACGGCCAAGGTCACCATGGACCTTTCCGAGAAGCTGGAAAAGATTCCGGTCCTCCTCAAGAAAGAAGTGGAGGGATTCCTGCTCAACCGGATCTTCCGAGTGATCGGCCGCGAGGCCCTTTGGATGTTGGAGATGGGAATCGCCAGCTTTGAGGACATCGATAAAGCCTGCGTCTACGGCGCCGGGCATCCCATGGGGCCCTTCCGGCTGATGGACCTGACCGGAATCGACCTCAACTACATCAGGTCCATGGAACGCTTCAAAGAGACCGGAGATCGGACCGACCTGCCCTCCCCCAGCGCTGTGGAAAGATACATGAAGGGCCACTACGGGGAGAAGGCCGGCAAGGGTTGGTATGACTACAGTAAAAAATAG